DNA sequence from the Capsicum annuum cultivar UCD-10X-F1 unplaced genomic scaffold, UCD10Xv1.1 ctg63845, whole genome shotgun sequence genome:
AGCCCCATTTACCTTGGCTAATTGAATTGCGGAAGCTTCTTCAATCTCCAACACATCCACTCTTTCAATGTCAACCTCCTCACCTTCATCTAAATCAGCAGCCATTTGAAATTCTTCCTCATCTAGCTCAGTTTCAGATTCTTCATCCTCTTCTAACTCAATTGGTTCAAACTTTTTATCCAATTCCTCACTACCAGTACTGCCTTTCAAATATCCGTGATATATATTGCTACTTTCTTCTAGAGCAGTCAAGTTCATGAATTTAATCGGATGCACATCATCTATTCTACCAAGGTCATTaatcaactttgagaaataaGAAATCGCTTCACCCGAGAATTGCTTAAAGTAACTATTAGCCTTAGCTAAGACTGGAAAATCCAAGACCAGAATATGTGATGGAATACTGACATTAGAGAATCTTAAGTCTATAATAGACCTAGGGGTAGCAACTATAGGAGAATCAGTTactgagaatgataagaaagcaATCATAAGTACCAACATCAGAGATAAAAACCTCAATATTGTTGAAGATCTTGATTGTGATTTCATTTTTGCCTCAGATATATCCTCAGCAATAGGTAGTGTAGGTTCATCAATTTGCTTAGCAACAGGCATTGCAGGTTCCTCTTCTTGATCAACCGTTGCTTTAGTGAACGCCTCTTCTGAAGAAGAACCATCAAACTCTTCCAATAAATCTTCAGTTCGAGAACTTTCACTGCCATCTGTGTCTGAAAGGTTCTCAGACAGTAACTCAAACAAGTAGCAGTCATCTAGCTTGGGTTTCCTTGGAGAAAGGTAATTGGTTTTAGGGTCATATAGAGGTAGAGAGGGATAAGCATCTAGTGAGGCAATTGTAGCAGAGACCAATGGTTCATCATTGCAAATGTTAGAATCCATTGTTATAGTATCAGAAAGGGATTCAGAATTTAAAGATGCCTCCGAAAATGTTACCCTTTTTGGGGTTTTGGTAACCGAAGGAAAACCATCAACAGGAACAGTCTTCTTAGGCTCCATAGCCTTCTCAGAATTTTGATTATGTTCTTCAGAATTTGCAGAAAAGAACGTAGATTTACCGTCGGATAAGGTGATTGAAGTCCTTACAGGATCATTTCTCTCCACCAGATTTTCTTTTTCGGGGATTGAGCAATCTTGGAAGAAACTGAAATCGTCAGAGACATGAAATTCTTGGAACCCTTTGCCGGTGATTTCAGTTTTGCTGCTTTGGATTCATTCTCCTTCTCATCAAAACCccatgacaaagaagaagaaCCCAACTCTCTTTTCCCAAAATTAGACACCACTCTTGTCCAATCTacaaaaaaacaagaaaacaacaaaGTAAATCAAGAAATCCTGCAAcaaatttttgatatttcaaatcaagaaaattgaGTAAAACAACGGGAAAGTGGAAATTACCAGCATGGCTATTACAGGAGTAATAGCATTGAATCCTCTGTGGGTTGCAAGAACCGAAGGCCGCGAAAAAGGGTTGCCGTTGAAGCTTCTTCTGGGTGTAGAATTGTTGTTTTCGGAGGTTCTTGGATGAGGTGAAAAGGATCTTATAGAGAGTGGAGAAGGAGACTTGTTATTAGAAGAAACCGCCATTGATGATAATGTTTTATACCAAGAAAGGTAAGCGAATTGTCGAATCGTCCAGGGAGACCAAACAAGCAAATGGAAATAATGCAAATTGAGAGAAAGGAAACTTTAGTAATTGTTGAGTTGAAATTGGAGAGAAGATCCTGAAGATCTTTGTAACGActagttttgaaattttgaagaataATAGGCAAATGTTGCAATTTTTTTGACCGTTGGAGTGAAAAAGGGATTAAAAGAGGTGAACTTTGGATAATTGCTTCTTTTTTTCGTTAGATAAAAGTGGAATTTTGAATTAAAGATGAATAGTTTGATTCAGTGCAGGCTAAAAAAGTGGGAAGAAATAGAACGGACAAAATAAGTTATATATGGGGTATTACCAAAAAAAAGTTATATATGGGGTAAAAAATATTTACTCAATCATAGCAATTACTAATATATGTAATTGCAATTAATTAGATATCTAAAGTAAATGATACTTACTTTTGGTCAGTGCACTTTTATTTATCGGATGTAGTGGCAATAGGTATTCTTTTTTGTTTGtctaatttaaaaatcaagagataatttatcaataatttctAATTTGAGTTTGTTATATTAACTATAGTTATTTTTCAAAGTATAAATGCTATTGCATtcaagtaataatataataaaatagtcattttatttcttgttGTGTTAAGTCAATactagataaataaaatagatcGAAGGAATAAGTAACATGTATAGCAGGTTGGTACAAAAATATCATTACACTATCATATTCATATCATCATGTACTTACTATGTGAACTTTTATCTATTAGACTATTCCAAACAACTTATTTAATGAGGTCACAACATCAAGAATTTGAAATTAGAATAGTTGCAGCTCAAACGTGCCTTTACATCAAGTTCGATGATTTCGCTATTCTTGTTTTGCAATGTTCATCAAAACTCAagttcttttatttcattttcttgattAAGAAATCTCGAAAGTAAATGCTGTGACGTTCGAAATTCGGTGAATAGTAAGCGAACGTCTTTATCTTTTCTCacttacatattttttttgcacATGCTACTGCTTCATATTCTGCCATGTGGTTACATATTAAACATTGCGCTCTTATCACTAGATCAAAATAATATGACATTCACGATAGTAAATCTTATTTACTAAGAATGATCTATTACATTTATAAGCGGGATTGGCGCTTTTTAACATTCAtagtctaataataataattatggctatttttgataaatattctAACACTAAAAAGTAAACCCAAGCCAAATAATGATAAgactttctcaatatcaagtagtAATATATTTGTCTTCTCATCAGATCTAGTTTTTCTTCCTTTATGTAGAATCttgtttttcatgatttcatgTTCTAATTTAATTCAATTCTTCTTTGTTAGatgtctctttttttttatattctattCTATTGACTTGTGCATAAAAATTAAGCTTTTGTGTCTCTTTTATGAACTAAAAAATCTTGAAAGTAAAATTCACGAGGCTCGAAACTTGGTGGATAATAAGCAACAAACGTCTTTATCTTTTCTCActtaaatacataattttttatatggTACCATTGAATATTGCACTCTCATCAATCATCACTAAATAAAGGGAAAATACATCATTTCCACCcaatactatacaagaaaagtgtAAGCCACacataaattatataagtgacctattacacaccttaactatataaaagtgatattattacctccccgcgacccccattctaaggcgcgtgtgttacacttattttatgCGCATCCAAcctattaaataataaaagtaaacggctaaaaatattaagggaaaaggcatcgtttccaccccaaactatagtcgaaaagttgaatccacacctaaactatataagtgacctattgcacaccttaactataaaaaaatgaaactttttactgacgtggtgctgacgtggcagcgcgtgtaaaacactataccacatgcaagtggtggtagcctgatagggtgtaaatagtttcatttttttatagtttaggtgtgtaataggttactagtatagtttaggtgtgccTTTGACTTTTAGgatatagtttggggtgaaaacgatgtATTTTCTATCATGTGACTATGATTGTAAatcatatttaagaaaaataatctatTACATTTTTTAAGGGATATTTTTTGCCCTTCTTGAAATTCAAGATCTAACAATAATAACCATGAATTCCATCACCAAAACGTAAGCCTGGATGTACTTTTTTACTAATAGACGtagttatataaaaaaaaaaaaaaactttagttaaCATCTAGAGTTATCTAAAAATCTTTTACCAATTATtctaaaactttaaaaattttaaatctctCACTACCTTTAGAAAACCCTTTTCTACTTCTAATATACTTCTATTGTATTGGTACTTTTAACACtttcaaattcttttagaaaataatgtcttaattctgttcactatttttcttttaaaaatagaaaaaccttTTCTACTTCTAAAATAGTTCTTTGTAGTGATACTTTTAacatattttcaaatatatatatatatatatatatatatatatatatatatatagaaaggaGACATTGTAGGCtgctgatgtggcatgcctcaATGAAAAAGTATTTATCTTTTTCtgggtttttaaaatttttttcactattatttaattaaatggacaattaaactaattaataaaggacatttatcttttaatatttaCTTACTATTACCGTTACAacttttgatattctt
Encoded proteins:
- the LOC124893690 gene encoding uncharacterized protein LOC124893690; amino-acid sequence: MAVSSNNKSPSPLSIRSFSPHPRTSENNNSTPRRSFNGNPFSRPSVLATHRGFNAITPVIAMLIGQECKTEITGKGFQEFHVSDDFSFFQDCSIPEKENLVERNDPVRTSITLSDGKSTFFSANSEEHNQNSEKAMEPKKTVPVDGFPSVTKTPKRVTFSEASLNSESLSDTITMDSNICNDEPLVSATIASLDAYPSLPLYDPKTNYLSPRKPKLDDCYLFELLSENLSDTDGSESSRTEDLLEEFDGSSSEEAFTKATVDQEEEPAMPVAKQIDEPTLPIAEDISEAKMKSQSRSSTILRFLSLMLVLMIAFLSFSVTDSPIVATPRSIIDLRFSNVSIPSHILVLDFPVLAKANSYFKQFSGEAISYFSKLINDLGRIDDVHPIKFMNLTALEESSNIYHGYLKGSTGSEELDKKFEPIELEEDEESETELDEEEFQMAADLDEGEEVDIERVDVLEIEEASAIQLAKVNGADILEKDVKQRKHDLVETEKVFVVPAEGNEFDSLERDLHQGLTTSNVEVELAESQSFIVDNALESMIDNPESIVKEISIVEEDQPLEMMESPIRHDEDNAGAYQILEISSLVLSLLVGTVLYMKRRSDKTLHLVAVSKVDEAQSIEKKPRKSNKRESLVASEFSMGSPSYGSFTTYERIPAKHASGGEEVIIPIRRSSRIRSHVNFSMKTLKSRHCCTDN